The Paraburkholderia sp. PREW-6R genomic interval CCGCGGCGCGTGCGGACGCCTCGTCGCTGTTGCGGCTCTTGCCCGCTTACGAGGGGCACTGGGACGAGTTGCGCGACGCCTCGGGCGCCCTGCGCGAACCGTGGCGCCAATTCTTCGAGCGCCTCGGCGAAGACGGCGTGGCGCGTCTGGAAGACCATATCGCGTCGGTTGCACAGCAGATCCGCGATAACGACATCAGCTACAACGTCTATGCGGACAACGGCGAATCGCGGCCGTGGGCGCTCGACCTGTTGCCGTTTCTGGTTAGCGAAGACGAGTGGGCGGACATCGAGCGCGGCGTCATGCAGCGCGCGCAACTGCTCAACGCGATCGTCGCGGATATCTATGGGCCGCAAACGCTGCTGTCGCGCGGGCAATTGCCGCCTGCGCTGGTGTTCGGCCATCCCGGCTATCTGCGTTCCGTGAAGGGCTTCACACCGGCAGGCGGTCAGTTTCTGCAGGTAGTCGCAGTCGACCTTGCGCGTACCCCCGCCGGCGACTGGACCGTGATTGCGCATCGCACGGAAGCGCCGTCCGGCCTCGGCTATGCGCTCGAAAACCGGTTGATCGTCTCCTCGCTGTTCGCCGATCCGTTTCGCGCGATGCGCGTGAGCCGTCTTGCACCGACTTATTCGCAACTGATCGCGACGCTCGTGCAGTCGGCACAATCGACGATGCAGCACGACCACGCAGGCGCCGAAAGCTCGCCGCATATCGCATTGCTCACGCCGGGGCCGTTCAACGAAACGTATTTCGAGCACGTGTTTCTTGCGCGCTATCTCGGCGTTACGCTGGTAGAAGGCAAAGACCTCACCGTGCGTGACGACAAGCTCTATCTGAAGACGCTCGCCGGTTTGGAACGCGTGCACGTGGTCCTGCGCCGTCTGGACGACGCGTTCTGCGATCCCGTCGAGTTGCGGGCCGATTCGTCGATTGGCGTGCCCGGTTTGTTGCAGGTGATGCGCGCCGGTAATGTGATCGTGTCGAACGTGCCCGGCTCGGGCTTTGTCGAATCGCCGGCGTTGCACGGGTTCTTGCCGGGCATCGCCGACGTGCTGCTCGGCGAGGACCTCGTTTTGCCGAGCGTGCCGACCTGGTGGTGCGGAGAGAAAGCGGCGCGCGAGCATGCATTTGCGCGTATGGACGAAGCGTTCATCGTGCCGACATGGCCGGTTGCAGCGCGCGATGCGCCGCCCGGCGTCGAGCAGGGGCGGCAGAAGTTGTCCACGTGGCGCGCGCGTATCGAGGCGATGCCGGACGCCTACACGATCCAGCGGCCGCAGCGTTTTTCATGCACGCCGCGTTACGAGGCGGGCACCGTGGGCCGTCGCCCGTCGGTGCTACGCGTGTATGCGATCGCCGACTTCAACGGCGGCTGGCACGTCATGCCCGGCGGCTTCACGCGGATGGCCGCCGAGCGGCAAACAACCGTGTCGATGCAATACGGTGGCAGTAGCGTGGACACGTGGGTGCTGTCCAGTCAGCCGACTTCGACCTTTACGCTGCTGCCTTCGCCGATCCAGCCGGCCGACCTCGCGCGCAAACATCGCACCGTGTCGAGCCGCGCGGCGGAGAACCTCTTCTGGGCCGGACGGTATGGTGAACGTGCAGAAAATAACGTGCGCCTGCTGCGGCTGATTCTCGGTTCGCTGGAAGGCAATGACGCCGACGCAATGTTTCCAACGCTCGTGGAACTCGCGTTGCATTGCGGCCTCGTGCAATACGGCGATCTGTATTCGCCGACCTCGCCGCAGGCATTCGAGCGCGCGCTCGTTGCCAATCTGGGCGAGACGACCGGCGCGGCCAGCATCGGCCAGAACCTGAAGTCTCAGGCGCGCTCGAATGGCGAAGTGCGCGGGCGTCTGTCGAACGATCATTGGCGCACCATTCTGGCGGCACGCAACGATTTTCGCGACGCTCTGCAAATACTGATGCCGGCTCCCGCTGCGGCTTCCGATAGCGCGCCGTTCGGCGAGCGTCACGAACGCTACGACCGTTACGATCGCGTCACGCTGATGAACGCGCTGGAGCGTCTGTCGGTGCAGCTGTCGGCTATCAGCGGTGCGCAAGGCGACCGCATGACGCGCGATGAAGCGTGGCGATTGCTCTTCGTCGGCCGGCATATCGAGCGCGTGTCGGCCATGACGTCATTTCTTCGCGTCGTTGCCGACAAGGGGCAACTCGCCACGCCGGCGGGTTTCGATCTGCTGCTACAACTTTTCGACACCACGTTGACGTACCGCTCGCTTTATCCGGGCCGTTTCGAAGTGCCCGCGCTCCTCGATCTGCTGGTGGTCGAGCCGGATAATCCGCGCGCCATTTACGGCGTGTATGAGCGCTTGCGCAAGAAGCTCGATGAAATCGCGGTGGCGGCAGGCAGCATGCGGCACCGGCCGTTCGCGGAACTGATGGCGCCGGCCGCCTCGCTGGCGACGCTCGAATCGCTCTGCGAAGTCGATGAAGACGGTGTGCATGCCAATCTGATTGCCGTGTGCGACCAGATCAACGGCTTCGTCGGCGCGGCCGCGCATGAAATCAGCGCGCGCTATTTCAGTCACGCGAGTACGGTGGCGTCCCAGGTGTGGTCATGAAAAACGTGTCTACTGTGCTGTCCGTTTCGCATCGCACGACATACCGCTATTCCACGTATGTAGAGACAGCGCAGCATCTCGCGACGATCCGACCGATCGCATGTTCATGGCAGCGTGTGATTTCGCACAGCGAAAGCATCGAGCCGACGCCTTCCTACATGAACAGCCGCGTGGATACGTTCGGTAACGACGTGCTGTACTTCGCGCTCGACGCGCCGCACGAACGGCTGCAACTCATCAGCGAAACCACGGTGGCGCTCACGCCGCGCTGGACTCAGCTCGACCCCGAAGCAACGCCCCGATGGGAAGACGTGGCGGATGCGCTGCGTTTCCGTGCCACCGGCGAGTTCAGGCCCGAAGTCGAGTTCTGCTTCGCGTCGCCGAACATCGTGCCACGTCCTTCGCTGCGCGAATACGCGTTGCCGAGCTTTACACCGGGCATGCCGGTCGCGGCAGGCGCGATCGACCTGATGCATCGCATCCATGAGGACTTTGCCTACAGGCCTTCGTCGACGATGTTCGATACCCCGGCCGAGCGCGCGTTCGAACTGAAAAGCGGCGTCTGCCAGGATTTTGCGCAGGTGATGATCGGCTGTCTGCGCGCGCTAGGTTTGCCGGCGCGTTACGTGAGCGGCTATTTGCGCAATGATCCGCCGCCGGGTCAGCCGCGCCTGATCGGCGCGGACGCCTCGCATGCGTGGGTCTCCGTGTTTTGCCCCGGCAGCGGCTGGATCGATCTCGATCCAACCAACGACGTGCTCGCGGACATGGATCACGTGACGCTTGCCATCGGCCGCGATTACAGCGACGTATCGCTGCTGCGCGGGATGATTCTCGGCGGCGGCGCGCACCGCGTCGAAGTCGGTGTAACGGTGCTGCCGCTGTAGCCCCATTCATTTGCGCCCGACACAGGCGCTCTTCCGAGCACACCAACTTGTCAACCCGCCCGCTCCGGCAGTGGGCCGTCCATTCATAGCGGGTCGGGGAAAACCCTTGCGGTTCATTCCCAACGAGCGGGAATCCGATTTTTGAAATCTGAGAACCTTCTGGCATTCTGAATGCGTGTCGAATAGCGAGCAGGTACTGCGATCGTGAATGCGCAACAGGGGGTGACCGGAGCCGAACGGGTTCTGCTGGTGCTGGCCGCACTCGCAAGTCATGGCAAGGCGATGTCAGTCAAGGATCTGCTCGCCGTCACCGGACTGGCGCAGAGCACGTTGTACCGTCAGATTGCATTGCTCAAACGCTGGGGCTTCGTCGCCGAGAACGCGGGATATTACGCGCCGGGTCCAATCAGTCTGCAACTCGCGCTTGGTTTCGACGTGAATTCGCTGCTCGTGGAAGCGAGCCGCAGCGAAATGCAGCAACTCGCCCGGACGTCGCAGGAAAGCATTGGCCTCGTCGTCGCGGTCAAGCATCAGGTGATGTGTCTGGAGATGGTGGATAGTCAGCACTCTTTACGCTGCTCGTTCGAGAAAGGGCGCGCGGTGCCGCTAAAGGCGGGCGCGTCGGCGAAATCGCTGCTGGCATTCATGGCCGACAAGGCGCGCTCCGAGGTGCTCGATAGCGTGTTCGACCACGACCCGGCTGGCCGCGCCGCGATGGAAACCGAACTCGAACGCATTCGCGCGCAAGGCTATGCGGTGAGCGACAGCGAAGTGGATCCCGGCGTGTGGGGCGTCAGCGCGCCTATCTTTCATCGCGCGGGCCGCAGCGGCGGCAGTAGCGCGTCGATCACGCTGATGGCGCCCTCCACGCGCGCCGTGGGCCGCGAGACCCAACATATCGACGCGACGCTACGCACGGCACGCGCGATTTCCGAGCATATGCAAACCGACTGATCGCAACATGCTTTCCACGATCAATAAACGATATGGATTCCGAACAGACTTATTTGATCGCGCCAACCGCGCCAACCCTATCACCCCAACGACCGTAACAAGCCGAACCGACCACCCGGAGCCCACACCATGAAGTTACAACGACTGCTGTCCGTTGCCTGCGTCACCGTCGCCGTGACGCTCGGCGGATTTTCCGCCGCAGCCTCCGCGCAAAATGCCGACGTGCTGAACGTCGCGACCGACGCCACATTCCCGCCCATGGAGTTCACCGAAAACGGCGCGCGCACGGGATTCGACGTGGACATCATGAATGCGCTCGCGAAGGCCATGGGCAAACGCGTGCAATGGACCGATATCGACTTCAAGGGGCTGATTCCGGGGCTGATCGCACATCGCTTCGATGCGGCGATCTCCGGCATCTATATCACCGACGAACGCGCGAAAGTGGTCGATTTCACCGACTCGTATTACGCCGGCGGTCTCGTCGTGCTGGTGAAAAGCGATTCGCCCATCAAGTCGGTGACCGATCTGAACGGCAAGAAGGTCTCGGTTCAGGTGGGGACCAAGTCAGTGAATTTCCTGCGCGACAACTACCCGCAAATCAACCGCGTGGAAGTCGAAAAGAATCAGGAGATGTTCGACCTGGTCGGCATCGGCCGCGCGGATGCCGCGGTGACCGGCAAACCGGCTGCGTATCAACTCGTGAAAACGCGCGGCGGTTTCCGCGTGCTCGACAAACCGCTGACCACGGAAGCGTACGGCATTGCGGTGCGCAAGGACGAACCGCAACTGAAGGCTGCGTTCAACACTGCGCTCGCGAAGATCAAGGCCGACGGCACGTATGCAGCCATCGTAAAGAAATGGTTCGGCGCCACCGCGCAATAATGAACTGAGCGAAATCCATGGAACTCGATTTTTCGCCGGTGATTGCCGGTTTGCCCGACATCATGCACGGCGCGCTGGTGACGGTCGAGGTGACCGCGGCGTCGCTCGCGCTGAGTTGCGTGCTGGGCCTTCTGATTGGCATCGGCCGGCTCACCCCGCAGCGGCGCATCGTCTACGGTCTTTGCACGGCTTATCTGACGTTTTTTCGCGGCACGCCGCTGCTCGTGCAACTCTTCCTGTTGTTCTTCGGGCTGCCGCAGTTCGGCATTCTGCTGCCTGCGTTCGTGTGCGGCATGCTCGGCCTCGGTCTGTATTCCGCGGCGTATGTGTCGGAGATCGTGCGCGGGGCAATTCAGTCGGTGGATCGCGGGCAGATGGAAGCGGCGCGGTCGATCGGCATGTCGGCGGGACAGGCAATGCGCGCGATCATTCTGCCGCAGGCCGTGGTGCGGATGATCCCGCCGCTTGGCAACGAGTTCATCGCACTCATCAAGAACTCCGCGCTGGTCTCGCTGCTGACGATCGACGATTTGATGCATGAAGGGCAGAAGATCATTAGCGTGTCATACCGTTCGCTCGAAGTGTATCTGGCTATTGCACTGGTGTATCTGGTATTGACGCAGGCGACCAATTACGCGCTGCATCGTGTGGAGCGCCGTTTGCGTGCAGGAGGAATGGTGCAATGAATACCGTGAGCAAGCCGGAAGAACCGATCGTCAGCATCCGCGGACTGAAGAAATCGTTCGGTACGCATACCGTGCTGAACGGCATCGATTTCGATATTCAGCCGCAACAGGTCGTCGTGGTGATCGGACCCAGCGGCTCCGGCAAAAGTACCTTTTTGCGGTGCTGCAACGGACTGGAACAGGCCGAAGGCGGCACGATCGATATCTGTGGACACCGTCTCGTCGATCAGGGCACGATGCTCGGCGAACGATCGCTGAATACGCTGCGCACCGAAGTCGGCATGGTGTTCCAGTCGTTCAATCTGTTCCCGCATCTGTCGGTACTGCATAACATCACAATAGGTCCGCGGATGTTGCGTGGCGCGAGCAAGGCGCAAGCCGAGGCCGCCGGCATCGCGTTGCTGGAAAAGGTGGGGCTTGCGCACAAGGCGCATGTGATGCCGGCGAGTTTGTCCGGTGGACAGAAACAGCGCGTCGCGATTGCACGTGCACTGGCCATGCAGCCGCGCGTGATGCTGTTCGACGAGCCGACTTCCGCACTCGATCCCGAACTCGTCGGGGAAGTGTTGCAGGTGATGAAACTGCTCGCGAGCGAGGGCATGACGATGGTGGTCGTCACGCATGAAATGGGTTTTGCGAAAGAAGTGGCGGACGTGGTGGTGGTGATGGACGGCGGCGTGATCGTCGAAGCCGGGCCGCCATCCGACATTTTTTCGGCGCCTTCGCAACCGCGCACGCGGGCTTTTCTGCAGGCGGTGCTGTCGCGCGCATGAGAGTTCCATTCGATAACAAGCACTGGGTCGGCCGTTCCGACGAGGGCGAACCCGGCGACACGCGCCGTGTGTTCGACCAGGTCGTCGCGTTCGACGGCTCGTGTGGCCGGGAGCGTGTCGCAACGGGCAACGACATGCCAGTAATCATCGGCTTTGGCTGCGATGAGGGCGTGCGGCGCAATCAGGGGCGCACGGGTGCCGCGCATGCACCGAAAGAGTTGCGGCGCGCGCTGGCGGGCTTGCCGGCCAACGCGGCTATCGCGGCGCTCGCCGATGCGGGCGATGTGGTTTGCGACGACGGCGATCTGGAACGCGCTCAGACCCAGCTGGCTGCACTGGTCGCCGACGTGTTGGCCCATGGCGGCAGGCCTCTGGTTTTTGGCGGCGGCCACGAGGTGGCGTGGGGCACGTATGCCGGGTTTCGCCTTCATCAGGAGCGCGCGGTTGCTGATTTCTCCCGCGCATCGCGCAAGCTGCTCATCATCAACTTCGATGCCCACTTCGATCTGCGTCGCAAGCGTCCCGCAAATTCAGGCACTCCGTTCGATCAGATCGCTGACGATTGCCGCGAGAGCGGCGTGCCGTTCCATTACGTCTGCTTCGGCATCAGCGAGCTGGCCAATACCGCGTCGCTGTTCGCGCGTGCGCATGAACTCAACGTGCGAAGTGTGCTCGATGTCGACATGCAGGAGGCGCAGTTGCCCCATCTCTTGCGTGAACTTGGGCAATTGCTCGACACCGCGGATGACGTCTATCTGACGATCGATCTCGACGTGCTACCGGCCGCCACCGCACCGGGCGTCTCGGCGCCGGCCGCGCTCGGCGTGCCGTTATACGTAGTGGAAGCGATGGTGCGGCGAGTGCGCGCGTCGGGCAAGCTGCGTGTGGCGGATATTGCCGAGTACAACCCGTCGCTCGATCAGGACAAGCGGACGGCGCGAGCCGCGGCGAGACTGGCCTACCGGTTGCTGTGACAGGGTCAATCGAGAATCTCGCCGGGTTTTAGGAAAATTCCAGCGCTATTGCGGTGCGGTCGCATAGGCACGGCGAGCGGCGGTGTCGATAATTCGGTTCGGCAATTAACCAGCAGACGTTGTCTTCGCAAGGTGGCGTGGGCGAAGCGCTCACGCCGGTGCTTTGCCGCCGGCTCGTCCCTTTGGGTGTTTGAACGTCGCGCGCAGACTAAAGAATTTCGGTTGAAATGAGCTTCGGTAAGCCGAGGATATTCCGTCGGACACTAAATGGGTGGGGCCTGATTCCAGGCGTGATCGAAGCATGCGTGGCGCTGAGCGCGCAGGCCCAGACGCCCGCGCCCGGCGCAACTGCTCCAGCGGTCACGCAGGCGCTCATGCAGTTGCGTAGCGATTACCTCGGCAAACGCGACCTGCCGCCAGTCGGGCCGGCTGCCGTTGCCGTCCAGCAGCGGGGCGCGGCGGAGGCAATCGGCAAGGCGCCGCCTACAGTGCAGTCGTTCGAGGCGGGAACATCGCTTCCGGTTAGCGAGGAGCGTCAGTCGGTCAATGCGACTATCGCCACTATCGCCGCAAACGTGGCGACGGCTGATCAGACGGACGGCGCCGCGCGGTTGCAGCTGTATTCGAGCGTGGCGCGGGTGCATGCGCCGCCACGGCCGGCGGTTCTTCTATCGGATATGAAGCGGGAAAAAAACAACCGCCAGTAACGGCAACGAGACCGTATTGAGGCCGCGTTATTGCGGCCGCTTGTTGACCGAAAGCATCGAGCGAGTTTAAAGATTGGCCAAGCTATTCACCGTGGCGAGGCCATGTTTGTAGTTGATGTGTTAGTTAGTTGTATTTATTTTTATTTAAAAAGGTACTAAAAATGCAAAAGATCGATCGCAACGCGCTGGCTCAATCGAACATCGCTGGCGGCTGCTGCAAGTGCTGCTGCGCACCGGCATCGAAGCCGGTTACTTCCGCCGCAGCGACGCCCGCCAAGGCTGTCGTCAAGGCATAAGCGGCAACGCCGCAGCGCCATAACGACGGGTTGAAAGCCCGCCGTTGATTCCGCGAAGCCTTGTACCCCTAAAGTCGGGCTTCGCGTTCAGGTGACGCGAGCATCGCACAAGCAGCCCGCATCACTTTCGAAGGATCAGGCATGGGCTTATCCCGAGCGTTTCGCGCCGTTGCTTACGCGATCAGGCGCACCCGTGGCCGGATGTTTGGCGCTCTTATCGCCCGTGTGCCACTGCGCGCCATAGAACCGCTCGCTATTGTCATGTGGTGCGTGCGCAGTCTGTACGACGCGAAGACGCGCTCGAGCGGTCTGGAGCGGCGGGAAGTGGGGCGTGAAGTATTAAAGCTCGGCGAGCTTCGCAACTGGAGCGTGCTGCCCGGCAGAACGCTCGAACACTTGTTGGACCAACGCCTCCACTTTGGCCGGCAGCGCGACCGCGCGGAAGCACTGCCTGATCTCCAGCGCGCCGCAAGCGTGCTTGCGCGAACCATCAACGAGATGAGGGCCGACACACCGGGGCGGCCGGTCGTCGTTTCACCGTTTCATTATGTATCTCAGTACGCGAACATTAGTGTGGTCGATGAATTACGCAAGCAACTGGGGCTTGCATCGATCGGCGTGGTGTCGGGTGTGCCGCGGGATATCTATGGCAGCGACGAGGCACTGATTCCGAATATCGAGATTTTGCATACCTACAGCGAGACGAACCGCACCGGCCTTGGGCTGCGCGCCGCGCGCTCGCTTAGGCGTCATGGCGTCGTCGTGCTTTTTGCCGATGCGCCGCCCTTCGCGCTGAGTGGATATCCGATGGAGACGGTCGGCGTGTCTATTTTCGGGCGGCCAGCGCGCATTCACAACGGCGTGTTTCGGATGGGCGCGCCGCTCGATGCGGTCATGCTGCCGTTCTATCTGCGCTTTGAAAACGGGCGCTTCAGCGCAGTGGTTCTTGATCCGATTGAACTGGCGGCGAGCAACGCGCCGCAACGCGTTGCAGCCTGCATCGAGCACGCGCTGATGGACAACTATGCGCGCTCATTGATCGCCGGACATCCGTCCATGTACGCGTTTTCACCAAGCCGCTGACCACGGGAACGCGGACACACAGCCGACGCAAAAATGGACGTTGCAGGACCGCATCACTAAAACGAACGACGCCGCAAGAGAGTCATGGAACCCACCAGCATTCCGCAGTTCAGGGACGTTTCCTGGCGATGGATCACTTACGCCGCATCGACGATCGTCGTCGTCGCGATTGGATTTGGATTTTTTCACGAGGTCGAGCTCAAGCAGGACGTGCAATGCGAAATCGTCTCGCCGGCCGAAGTAAAAATAGGGGGCTTCACGGGCCTCGTGACTTCGGTGTACGTGCATCCTTCGGAACATGTTGCTGCCGGAGCAAGGTTGTTCAGCGTGCAGCGTGACTTATCGCTAGCAAGCGACGGCCGCCCGCGCCGCGCATTCGACCTGCAAATGCGCGACGAACAGCTACGCGCAGCAGACGAGCAGTACGTGCAACGCAATGCGCAGCTGAAAGCCCAGCGCGATGCTTCGGTTTTGACCTGGTCGTCCCGCAAGGCGGAACTCGCGGCGCTCGACGAGCAGATCGCGCAGAATCGCCAGCTCGTCAGCGAGTCAGAGCGCAAGCTGGCGCGCCTGAATTCGGTGTCCGACTACGTGACTGCCGACCGTATCGAACAGGCCAGCGCCGACGCGCATCAGGTCAAGGTTTCCGTCGCGCAAAGTGTTGCGCGCCGCGAGCAGCTGCTCGGCGAAATGTCCACACTCAATGGCGGTCAGCGCGATCTCGACGCGCAACTGAAGGAGAACGACGCGCGGCATGAGCAAACCATCCAGGACATTCAGATGCGCTTCGAACAGGCGCGTCAGGACGCGACGATTTCCGCGCCCCACGCGGGCGTCGTGACGTTCTCGAACCTGGTGCCAGGCCGCACGCTGGATGCTTCCGACGTCGCGCTCGTCATCGCAACCGGCGATCGAGGCGCGCTGCGCGCGGCGTTGCGTATCCCGTCACGCCGGCGCGGTTTTGTCGAAAAAGGCCAGATCGTCAGATTGAAATTCGACGCATTCCCTTACGCGAAATTCGGCACGTATGAAGCGCGTATCGATGCGATATCCGACACGACGCTGCAATCGACCATGTCGCCGCGCGCCCCATCCCCAATGTCCGCAGGCAAGAGTGGCGGCGACGGCGACTACATGGCGTGGGCAACATTGAGAGGCAGGACGTTCCAGTACGGCCAGCAGCGATTCGACATTCTGCCGGGAATGCGCGCGACGGCAAGTATCGTGGTCGAACGGCGCACCATTGCCGAATGGGTGCTGGCGCCGCTCTTCCGCATGATCAGAGGCTAATCAGAGGTCCACAGTGCGAGTGATTTACCAGAACGAAGTCGCCGAATGCGGCTATGCGTGCCTCGCGATGGTGCTCACGCATCTGGGGCGAGCGACCGACGTGCGCGAACTGTCGGCGTTCAGGCCGATCTCGTCGAACGGTCTTTCGCTCATGGACCTGTACGACATCGCAACCGACTTCGGACTTGCCGTGCAGGCTTACCGGTTCGATACCGCCGACCTCTCTTCCATGAAACGCGGCTCGATCCTTCACTTCGGCGGCGCGCATTTCGTCGTGTTTGAAAAGAGCGGCCTCGGGTATGTGCAGGTGATCGATCCCGCGACCGGCCGGCGGCGCGTTTCGATGGATACGTTCATGGCGAGTGTGTCCGGCTACCTGCTGGAATGCTCCGCGACGCCGTCCATGCCGCGTATTCGCTCGAAATCGCCGGTGCCCGGTGCGTTGGCCCGCGTGCGCGCGCTGAACCCCGCGCTGCGTGGGCAATTGGCGAAAGTCATGTTCGTCGCGCTCGGGAGTCAGTTTGCCATTCTCGCCATGCCGTATCTCGGCAATCTGGTGCTCGACTACGTGATCTCGGCAGACAACATCAATCTGTTGAACGTGCTCGTGCTGACGTTTGCGGGCATCTTCGCAGTGGGCGCGCTTAGCCAGTACGTGGAGACGCGCCTCGTGGAATTGCTGCACCAGCTCACACAGATCAACATGACCGAAGGTGTGCTCGGCCACCTGCTGCGCAACCCGATCTCGTGGTTCGAGAAGCGCCACGTTGGCGACGTCTTCGCACGCGTCAAAGCGCAGGACGAGATCAGCGTGCAGGCAACACGAACTTTCACGTCGATGTGCATCGATATCGCAGTCGGCGTTCTCGCGTTCGCGCTCATGCTGGTGCAAAGCCCGAAGCTGACCGCCGTTGCCGCCGGCATGTTCATCGTGTACCTCGCCGTCGCGCTCGGCATGTTTTCGCAAATGCGCGACAACCATGCGCTGGTGCTCGAAACGTCGGCGCGTTGCGACGACGCGCTGATCGAAACCATTCGCGCGGCCGGTCTCATCAAACTTGCTCAAGGCGAGACGAGGCGCACCGCCAGCTTCATGACACGCTACAAGGAATACGTCGCTGCGTTGCTCAAGGGTAACCGGTTGAGCAGCGCCCGCGACGGTATTCTCAAGGCCGTGCAGTATGCGGATACGATTGCGATCACCTGGTTCGCCGCGCGGCTGATGCTGGGAGGCGCCGTATCGGTGGGCGTTTTCTATTCCTTCCTGATCTATAAGTCATTGATGTCCGAGCGCCTCGCCAACGCCGTGAATGGTGCATTCGCCTATTTCATGCTCAGCGTGCCGGTGGCGCGTGTAGCGGACATCGTGGAGTGTGAGCCGGAGCGTTATACGCCGTCGTCCGACTGTAATCGCGCAACCGAGTTGCGCGCGTTCGAACGTATCGAAATGCGAGGGGTGACTTTCCGCTATGGCGTGTCCGATCGGCCTGTGCTGGAAAACGTGAGTCTTGACATTCGCCATGGTGACAAGATCGCGATCACCGGGCCGTCCGGCGCGGGCAAATCGACTTTGTTCAAGCTGCTATCCGGGTCCGAGCCCTTGCAGGAAGGACGCATTTTGCTGAACGGCATCGAATGGCCGAATCTGTTCGTCGACGAAATCCGTCGGCACGCTGCGCACATGCGCCAGGGCGACCTGATTCTGCACGGTTCGATTGCCGATAACGTGACATTGTTCTCGGCAAGCGTCGACGAAGAGCGGGTCAATGCGCTACTCGACGAAGTTGGCTTGCTACAGGACGTCATGCGTCTGCCGATGCGCACGCGAACCGTCATCAGCGATACGATCGCAAACATTTCGGCGGGGCAGCGTCAGCGATTACTACTGGCACGCGCGCTGTATCAGGGGCGCAGCGTGCTGATGCTCGACGAACCGACATCGAATCTCGATCCAGCTTCCGTGCAGCACATTGCAGCACTGTTGCAGCGGCTGACCTGTACGGTGGTGGTGATTACCCACGACCGCTCGCTCGCCAGTACGTTCGGCATTCGCTATCGTCTGGCGGACGGGGCGCTCGTGCGCGAGACGCCAGGCGCAGTTCAAGCGTGGTGTGAGACGGGCCATGTCTAAGTCCCGCCTGGCAATGGGCATGATCGGCCTCGCTTGCGCGTTGGCCAACCCCGCGCATGCGGCGGATCTCGTAAGCGTCGTGCAGCAGGCGCTGGGCCGCGACTCGAATCTCGCGCAGGCTCGCGCCGGCTACGCGGCCGCGCAGCAGGCCGTGCCG includes:
- the hutG gene encoding formimidoylglutamase — protein: MRVPFDNKHWVGRSDEGEPGDTRRVFDQVVAFDGSCGRERVATGNDMPVIIGFGCDEGVRRNQGRTGAAHAPKELRRALAGLPANAAIAALADAGDVVCDDGDLERAQTQLAALVADVLAHGGRPLVFGGGHEVAWGTYAGFRLHQERAVADFSRASRKLLIINFDAHFDLRRKRPANSGTPFDQIADDCRESGVPFHYVCFGISELANTASLFARAHELNVRSVLDVDMQEAQLPHLLRELGQLLDTADDVYLTIDLDVLPAATAPGVSAPAALGVPLYVVEAMVRRVRASGKLRVADIAEYNPSLDQDKRTARAAARLAYRLL
- a CDS encoding HlyD family efflux transporter periplasmic adaptor subunit; its protein translation is MEPTSIPQFRDVSWRWITYAASTIVVVAIGFGFFHEVELKQDVQCEIVSPAEVKIGGFTGLVTSVYVHPSEHVAAGARLFSVQRDLSLASDGRPRRAFDLQMRDEQLRAADEQYVQRNAQLKAQRDASVLTWSSRKAELAALDEQIAQNRQLVSESERKLARLNSVSDYVTADRIEQASADAHQVKVSVAQSVARREQLLGEMSTLNGGQRDLDAQLKENDARHEQTIQDIQMRFEQARQDATISAPHAGVVTFSNLVPGRTLDASDVALVIATGDRGALRAALRIPSRRRGFVEKGQIVRLKFDAFPYAKFGTYEARIDAISDTTLQSTMSPRAPSPMSAGKSGGDGDYMAWATLRGRTFQYGQQRFDILPGMRATASIVVERRTIAEWVLAPLFRMIRG
- a CDS encoding peptidase domain-containing ABC transporter, whose translation is MRVIYQNEVAECGYACLAMVLTHLGRATDVRELSAFRPISSNGLSLMDLYDIATDFGLAVQAYRFDTADLSSMKRGSILHFGGAHFVVFEKSGLGYVQVIDPATGRRRVSMDTFMASVSGYLLECSATPSMPRIRSKSPVPGALARVRALNPALRGQLAKVMFVALGSQFAILAMPYLGNLVLDYVISADNINLLNVLVLTFAGIFAVGALSQYVETRLVELLHQLTQINMTEGVLGHLLRNPISWFEKRHVGDVFARVKAQDEISVQATRTFTSMCIDIAVGVLAFALMLVQSPKLTAVAAGMFIVYLAVALGMFSQMRDNHALVLETSARCDDALIETIRAAGLIKLAQGETRRTASFMTRYKEYVAALLKGNRLSSARDGILKAVQYADTIAITWFAARLMLGGAVSVGVFYSFLIYKSLMSERLANAVNGAFAYFMLSVPVARVADIVECEPERYTPSSDCNRATELRAFERIEMRGVTFRYGVSDRPVLENVSLDIRHGDKIAITGPSGAGKSTLFKLLSGSEPLQEGRILLNGIEWPNLFVDEIRRHAAHMRQGDLILHGSIADNVTLFSASVDEERVNALLDEVGLLQDVMRLPMRTRTVISDTIANISAGQRQRLLLARALYQGRSVLMLDEPTSNLDPASVQHIAALLQRLTCTVVVITHDRSLASTFGIRYRLADGALVRETPGAVQAWCETGHV